Proteins co-encoded in one Cucurbita pepo subsp. pepo cultivar mu-cu-16 chromosome LG15, ASM280686v2, whole genome shotgun sequence genomic window:
- the LOC111811282 gene encoding uncharacterized protein LOC111811282 encodes MAAFRSAFDAGEMRTEFEKAGIKSTFIPFIWKQLLHDSNNLLNQNMASEFQWEKAVPSLPSAAYSLLRSKFKPLTSTVNTVVDSSDQATTKLLIKLQSGAFVEAVIMRYDSRLGKYGDKPRPGGLRSTLCISSQVGCKMGCRFCATGTMGYKSNLTSGEIVEQLVHASRLFQIRNVVFMGMGEPLNNYSALVEAVRVMIGSPFLLSPKRITISTVGIIHAISKLHGDLPGLNLAVSLHAPAQDIRCQIMPAARAFPLQKLMDALQEYQQKSQQKIFIEYIMLDGVNDEEQHAHQLGKLLETFQVVVNLIPFNPIGSSSQFKTSSDEKVSAFQQVLRGTYNIRTTIRKQMGQDISGACGQLVVSQTNRISGKQTNVLPDIEDLHL; translated from the exons ATGGCGGCGTTTCGGTCTGCATTCGATGCCGGAGAGATGAGAACCGAGTTCGAGAAGGCCGGCATCAAATCGACCTTCATCCCCTTCATTTGGAAGCAGTTGCTTCATGATTCAAACAACCTATTGAACCAAAATATGGCATCCGAATTCCAATGGGAGAAAGCCGTGCCTTCGCTGCCATCGGCGGCTTACTCCTTGCTCCGGTCAAAGTTTAAGCCTCTTACTTCCACCGTCAATACCGTTGTCGATTCCTCCGATCAGGCCACCACCAAGCTCCTTATCAAGCTTCAG AGTGGGGCTTTTGTGGAGGCTGTCATCATGAGGTATGATTCTCGTCTGGGAAAATATGGCGACAAACCTCGTCCAGGTGGTCTGCGGTCTACTCTCTGTATTTCTTCGCAg GTTGGCTGCAAAATGGGCTGCAGATTCTGTGCAACCGGAACAATGGGATACAAAAGCAATCTGACTTCAGGGGAGATAGTAGAGCAGTTGGTCCATGCCTCCCGTTTGTTCCAAATACGCAATGTTGTTTTCATG GGAATGGGAGAACCATTGAATAACTATTCTGCTTTAGTGGAAGCTGTCCGTGTCATGATAGGCTCCCCATTCTTATTATCACCCAAGAGAATTACGATCTCAACT GTTGGGATTATTCATGCTATAAGCAAACTGCATGGTGATCTACCGGGATTGAACTTGGCCGTTTCCTTGCACGCACCTGCGCAAGATATTCGTTGCCAGATAATGCCTGCAGCTCGGGCTTTTCCTTTACAAAAACTTATGGATGCTCTCCAAGAATATCAACAAAAGAG TCAGCAAAAGATATTCATTGAGTACATAATGCTTGACGGAGTGAATGATGAAGAGCAACATGCCCACCAACTCGGAAAGTTGTTAGAGACATTCCAAGTG GTTGTGAACTTAATACCATTCAATCCTATTGGTAGTTCAAGCCAATTCAAAACCAGTAGTGATGAGAAAGTTTCAGCATTCCAACAAGTTCTTCGGGGTACGTATAATATACGCACAACCATTCGTAAGCAGATGGGTCAAGATATTAGTGGTGCATGTGGTCAACTGGTGGTCAGCCAGACTAATAGAATCTCCGGTAAACAAACAAATGTTCTACCTGACATTGAAGATCTTCACCTCTGA